A single region of the Streptomyces caelestis genome encodes:
- a CDS encoding RtcB family protein: MSYVEMPGAKVPIRMWADPSTVEGSALQQLQNVATLPWIKGLAVMPDVHYGKGATVGSVIAMRGAVCPAAVGVDIGCGMSAVKTSLTANDLPGDLSRLRSRIEQVIPVGRGMHDDPVDPGRFHGLATAGWDDFWGRFDGVAEAVKFRQERATKQMGTLGGGNHFVEVCTDTTGSVWLMLHSGSRNIGKELAEHHIGVAQKLPHNQGLVDRDLAVFVADTPQMAAYRNDLFWAQEYAQYNRSIMMALLKDVIRKEFKKAKPAFEPEISAHHNYVAEERYDGMDLLVTRKGAIRAGSGDYGIIPGSMGTGSYIVKGLGNAKSFNSASHGAGRRMSRNAAKRRFSTKDLEEQTRGVECRKDSGVVDEIPGAYKPIEQVIDQQRDLVEVVAKLKQVVCVKG, encoded by the coding sequence ATGTCGTATGTAGAGATGCCTGGTGCGAAAGTACCGATCCGGATGTGGGCCGACCCGTCCACGGTCGAGGGCTCCGCACTCCAGCAGCTCCAGAACGTCGCCACGCTGCCCTGGATCAAGGGCCTGGCCGTCATGCCCGACGTCCACTACGGCAAGGGCGCGACGGTCGGCTCGGTCATCGCCATGCGGGGTGCGGTGTGCCCGGCGGCGGTGGGCGTCGACATCGGCTGCGGGATGTCGGCGGTGAAGACGTCCCTGACGGCGAACGACCTGCCCGGGGATCTGTCCCGGCTGCGGTCGCGGATCGAGCAGGTGATTCCGGTGGGGCGGGGGATGCATGACGATCCTGTCGACCCCGGGCGGTTCCATGGGCTGGCCACTGCCGGGTGGGACGACTTCTGGGGGCGGTTCGACGGGGTTGCGGAGGCGGTCAAGTTCCGTCAGGAACGTGCCACGAAGCAGATGGGAACGCTCGGTGGCGGTAACCACTTTGTCGAGGTTTGCACGGATACGACCGGTTCTGTCTGGCTGATGCTCCACTCCGGTTCCCGCAACATCGGCAAGGAGCTGGCCGAGCACCACATCGGCGTGGCTCAGAAGCTCCCGCACAACCAGGGCCTGGTCGACCGCGACCTCGCCGTCTTCGTCGCGGACACCCCGCAGATGGCGGCCTACCGCAACGACCTGTTCTGGGCGCAGGAGTACGCGCAGTACAACCGCTCGATCATGATGGCGCTCCTGAAGGACGTGATCCGCAAGGAGTTCAAGAAGGCGAAGCCGGCCTTCGAGCCGGAGATCAGCGCGCACCACAACTACGTGGCCGAGGAGCGCTACGACGGCATGGACCTGCTCGTGACCCGCAAGGGCGCGATCCGGGCCGGTTCCGGCGACTACGGGATCATTCCCGGCTCCATGGGCACGGGTTCGTACATCGTGAAGGGCCTCGGGAACGCCAAGTCCTTCAACTCCGCCTCGCACGGCGCGGGCCGGCGCATGAGCCGCAACGCGGCCAAGCGCCGGTTCTCGACGAAGGACCTGGAGGAGCAGACGCGGGGCGTGGAGTGCCGTAAGGACTCCGGCGTCGTGGACGAGATCCCGGGCGCCTACAAGCCGATCGAGCAGGTCATCGATCAGCAGCGGGACCTGGTGGAGGTCGTGGCGAAGCTGAAGCAGGTTGTCTGCGTGAAGGGCTAG
- a CDS encoding SDR family NAD(P)-dependent oxidoreductase, giving the protein MATAAPSAASRIAVVTGASSGIGAATARQLAAAGYRVVLTARRKDRIEALAEEITEAGHQATAYPLDVTDRAAVDEFATAFKTIGVLVNNAGGALGADPVATGDPADWRQMYETNVIGTLNLTQALLPKLVASGDGTVVVVSSTAGHGTYEGGGGYVAAKHGAHVLAETLRLEIVGQPVRVIEIAPGMVRTDEFALTRFSGDKEKAEKVYEGVAEPLTADDVADTITWAITRPSHVNVDLLVLRPRAQASNSKVHRDL; this is encoded by the coding sequence ATGGCCACCGCCGCCCCGTCCGCCGCCTCCCGCATCGCCGTCGTCACCGGTGCGAGCAGCGGAATCGGTGCCGCCACGGCCCGGCAGCTCGCCGCCGCGGGCTACCGCGTCGTCCTCACCGCCCGCCGCAAGGACCGCATCGAGGCGCTGGCGGAGGAAATCACCGAGGCGGGCCACCAGGCCACGGCGTACCCCCTCGACGTCACCGACCGCGCGGCGGTCGACGAGTTCGCCACGGCCTTCAAGACGATCGGCGTGCTGGTCAACAACGCGGGCGGCGCGCTCGGCGCCGACCCGGTCGCGACCGGTGACCCGGCCGACTGGCGCCAGATGTACGAGACGAACGTCATCGGCACGCTCAACCTCACCCAGGCCCTGCTGCCCAAGCTGGTCGCGAGCGGCGACGGCACGGTCGTGGTCGTCTCCTCCACCGCCGGCCACGGCACCTACGAGGGCGGCGGAGGCTACGTCGCCGCCAAGCACGGCGCCCACGTCCTCGCCGAGACACTGCGCCTGGAGATCGTCGGCCAGCCGGTCCGCGTCATAGAGATCGCCCCCGGCATGGTCAGGACGGACGAGTTCGCCCTGACCCGCTTCTCCGGCGACAAGGAGAAGGCGGAGAAGGTCTACGAGGGTGTCGCCGAACCCCTCACCGCCGACGACGTCGCCGACACCATCACCTGGGCGATCACCCGCCCCAGCCACGTCAACGTCGACCTCCTGGTCCTGCGCCCCCGCGCCCAGGCCTCCAACTCGAAGGTCCACCGGGACCTGTGA
- a CDS encoding ester cyclase has protein sequence MGEAREVMDRLTDALTEHSDLNVISELYAEDAVAFTPDEGELHGRDNIVEYWRTMTEAVPEATFQTLHSYEVGDTAIDEGIFSGRNTGPLHLPNGETLPPTQKEIRIRGVDIATVKDGRIVDYRLYFDEMDFLGQLGLLPDEPF, from the coding sequence ATGGGAGAGGCACGTGAGGTCATGGACCGGCTCACGGACGCGCTCACCGAGCACTCCGATCTGAATGTCATCAGCGAGCTGTACGCCGAGGACGCGGTCGCCTTCACCCCCGACGAGGGGGAGCTGCACGGGCGCGACAACATCGTCGAGTACTGGCGGACGATGACGGAGGCGGTCCCCGAGGCGACGTTCCAGACGTTGCACTCCTACGAAGTCGGCGACACCGCCATCGACGAAGGGATCTTCAGCGGACGGAACACCGGGCCGCTGCACCTGCCCAACGGTGAGACGCTCCCCCCGACGCAGAAGGAGATCAGGATCCGCGGGGTGGACATCGCCACCGTGAAGGACGGCCGGATCGTCGACTACCGCCTGTATTTCGACGAGATGGACTTCCTGGGGCAACTGGGGCTGCTGCCCGACGAGCCGTTCTGA
- a CDS encoding YnfA family protein — protein MQILRSATLFVLAALLEIGGAWLVWQGVRENKGWLWAAGGVLALGAYGFVATFQPDAHFGRVLAAYGGIFVAGSILWGVIADGYRPDRWDITGALICLAGMAVIMYAPRGN, from the coding sequence ATGCAGATCCTGCGTTCCGCCACCCTCTTCGTCCTCGCCGCCCTGCTGGAGATCGGCGGCGCGTGGCTGGTCTGGCAGGGCGTGCGTGAGAACAAGGGCTGGCTGTGGGCGGCCGGCGGCGTCCTCGCGCTCGGCGCCTACGGCTTCGTCGCGACGTTCCAGCCCGACGCCCACTTCGGCCGCGTCCTCGCCGCGTACGGCGGGATCTTCGTCGCCGGTTCGATCCTGTGGGGCGTCATCGCGGACGGCTACCGCCCGGACCGCTGGGACATCACGGGCGCACTGATCTGCCTCGCGGGCATGGCGGTGATCATGTACGCCCCGCGAGGAAACTGA
- a CDS encoding LLM class flavin-dependent oxidoreductase: protein MQFGIFSVGDVTPDPTTGRTPTERERIKAMVAIALKAEEAGLDVFATGEHHNPPFVPSSPTTMLGYVAARTERLILSTATTLITTNDPVKIAEDFAMLQHLADGRVDLMLGRGNTAPVYPWFGQDIRQGIPLAIENYALLHRLWREESVDWEGNFRTPLQGFTATPRPLDGVPPFVWHGSIRSPEIAEQAAYYGDGFFHNNIFWPADHTKRMVELYRERYAYYGHGTPEQAIVGLGGHVFMRKNAQDAVREFRPYFDVAPVYGHGPSLEDFMAQTPLTVGSPQQVIEKTLAFREYAGDYQRQLFLVDHAGLPLKTVLEQIDLLGEEVVPVLRKEFAVGRPADVPDAPTHAARLAQARG from the coding sequence ATGCAGTTCGGGATCTTCAGCGTCGGCGATGTCACGCCCGACCCGACCACCGGCCGGACGCCGACCGAACGCGAGCGCATCAAGGCCATGGTCGCCATCGCGCTGAAGGCCGAGGAGGCCGGCCTCGACGTCTTCGCCACCGGCGAGCATCACAACCCGCCGTTCGTGCCGTCGTCCCCGACCACGATGCTCGGCTACGTCGCCGCCCGTACCGAGCGGCTGATCCTCTCGACGGCCACCACCCTCATCACCACCAACGACCCGGTGAAGATCGCCGAGGACTTCGCGATGCTCCAGCACCTGGCCGACGGCCGGGTGGATCTCATGCTGGGGCGCGGCAACACCGCCCCCGTCTACCCCTGGTTCGGGCAGGACATCCGCCAGGGCATCCCGCTCGCGATCGAGAACTACGCCCTCCTCCACCGGCTGTGGCGCGAGGAGTCCGTCGACTGGGAGGGGAACTTCCGCACGCCGTTGCAGGGCTTCACCGCCACTCCCCGCCCGCTGGACGGCGTACCGCCGTTCGTCTGGCACGGGTCGATCCGCTCGCCGGAGATCGCCGAGCAGGCCGCGTACTACGGCGACGGCTTCTTCCACAACAACATCTTCTGGCCGGCCGACCACACCAAGCGCATGGTCGAGCTGTACCGGGAGCGGTACGCGTACTACGGGCATGGCACGCCCGAGCAGGCGATCGTCGGGCTCGGCGGGCATGTGTTCATGCGGAAGAACGCACAGGACGCGGTGCGCGAGTTCCGGCCCTACTTCGACGTCGCACCCGTCTACGGGCACGGGCCGTCGCTGGAGGACTTCATGGCGCAGACGCCGCTGACCGTCGGCTCCCCGCAGCAGGTCATCGAGAAGACGCTGGCCTTCCGCGAGTACGCCGGTGACTACCAGCGCCAGCTGTTCCTGGTCGACCACGCCGGGCTGCCGCTGAAGACCGTGCTGGAGCAGATCGACCTGCTGGGCGAGGAGGTCGTACCGGTGCTGCGCAAGGAGTTCGCCGTGGGCCGCCCGGCGGACGTGCCGGACGCCCCGACGCACGCGGCCCGGCTCGCGCAGGCCCGTGGGTGA
- a CDS encoding response regulator transcription factor, with protein MSQTVLLAEDDRAIRNALERALTLEGYQVMAVADGVEALAQAHRNRPDVLVLDVMMPGIDGLQVCRVLRAEGDRTPILMLTALVETADRIAGLDAGADDYVVKPFDVEEVFARLRALLRRTSPVGVGGAPVAEAPRPVPERFIEAAGIRMDPQARRAWRGARELELTRTEFELLELLVRNAGIVLDHSTIYDRIWGYDFGPGSKNLAVYVGYLRRKLDEPDAPQLIHTVRGVGYVLRED; from the coding sequence GTGTCCCAAACAGTGCTGCTCGCCGAAGACGACCGCGCCATCCGCAACGCCCTGGAGCGCGCCCTGACCCTGGAGGGTTACCAGGTCATGGCGGTCGCCGACGGTGTCGAGGCACTGGCGCAGGCCCACCGCAACCGTCCGGACGTCCTCGTCCTGGACGTGATGATGCCCGGCATCGACGGGCTCCAGGTGTGCCGCGTGCTGCGCGCCGAGGGCGACCGGACGCCGATCCTGATGCTCACGGCCCTCGTGGAGACCGCCGACCGGATCGCCGGCCTGGACGCGGGCGCCGACGACTACGTGGTGAAGCCCTTCGACGTGGAGGAGGTCTTCGCCCGGCTGCGCGCCCTGCTGCGCCGCACCAGCCCGGTGGGCGTCGGCGGCGCGCCCGTGGCCGAGGCGCCCCGGCCGGTCCCCGAGCGGTTCATCGAGGCGGCCGGCATCCGCATGGACCCGCAGGCGCGCCGGGCCTGGCGCGGCGCCCGCGAGCTGGAGCTGACCCGCACCGAGTTCGAACTGCTGGAGCTGCTGGTCCGCAACGCGGGCATCGTCCTCGACCACTCGACGATCTACGACCGCATCTGGGGCTACGACTTCGGCCCCGGCTCGAAGAACCTCGCCGTCTACGTCGGCTACCTGCGCCGCAAGCTCGACGAGCCGGACGCGCCGCAGCTGATCCACACGGTGCGCGGCGTGGGTTACGTGCTGCGGGAGGACTGA
- a CDS encoding sensor histidine kinase, translated as MGRLGRRFSGRRPKLVSLRTTFAVSFAAVTAAVTMLVGILSYSAAARLVRVDQQTVFAEVVQDLRDEVRENRMTPGDFSSAAPGHDLVRPARTDVQVLGPDGHVVDPGSPGLPVTGADVRIAAAVTSGRVAEHKDVDVGDDVYRVATVSLGGGRGAVQVAQEFSDVEDLLRALQRRTLLLMAAVVIAAGLFGWWLARRITRRLVVLTDAAEDVARTRRLGIQVPVAGHDEVGRLGRAFDRMLGRLAQSEEDQRRLVQDAGHELRTPLTSLRTNISLLRRIDELPPGTREELVADLGQEARELTDLVNELVDLAAGQSDTEPPQRVDLADIAEEVAAVARRRSGRRMLLRASGDTTTDGRPGMLTRALSNLVENAVKFDQGGTRPIEIVVSGPARLGTIRVEVLDRGPGIADKDLDRVFDRFYRAADARSLPGSGLGLSIVREVALAHGGASFAFRREGGGTVIGFTVGGGLD; from the coding sequence GTGGGCCGCCTCGGCCGGCGCTTCAGCGGGCGGCGGCCGAAGCTGGTCTCGCTGCGCACCACCTTCGCGGTGTCGTTCGCGGCGGTGACGGCGGCCGTGACGATGCTGGTCGGCATCCTGTCGTACAGCGCGGCGGCCCGGCTGGTGCGGGTGGACCAGCAGACCGTGTTCGCCGAGGTCGTGCAGGATCTGCGCGACGAGGTGCGGGAGAACCGCATGACGCCCGGCGACTTCTCGTCCGCCGCGCCGGGCCACGACCTGGTCCGGCCCGCCCGTACCGATGTGCAGGTGCTCGGCCCGGACGGCCATGTCGTCGACCCGGGCAGCCCCGGACTGCCGGTCACGGGCGCCGATGTGCGGATCGCCGCGGCGGTGACGTCCGGGCGGGTGGCCGAGCACAAGGACGTCGACGTGGGCGACGACGTCTACCGCGTCGCGACCGTCTCCCTCGGCGGCGGCCGGGGCGCGGTGCAGGTCGCGCAGGAGTTCAGCGACGTCGAGGACCTGCTGCGGGCGCTCCAGCGGCGGACGCTGCTGCTGATGGCCGCCGTCGTGATCGCCGCCGGCCTGTTCGGCTGGTGGCTGGCCCGGCGGATCACGCGCCGCCTGGTCGTCCTCACCGACGCCGCCGAGGACGTCGCCCGCACGCGCCGTCTCGGCATCCAGGTGCCCGTCGCCGGGCACGACGAGGTGGGCCGGCTCGGCCGGGCCTTCGACCGCATGCTGGGGCGGCTCGCCCAGTCCGAGGAGGACCAGCGCCGCCTGGTCCAGGACGCGGGCCACGAGCTCCGTACGCCGCTGACCTCCCTGCGTACGAACATCTCCCTGCTCCGCCGGATCGACGAACTCCCGCCCGGGACCCGCGAGGAACTGGTCGCCGACCTGGGCCAGGAGGCCCGTGAGTTGACCGACCTGGTCAACGAGCTCGTCGACCTCGCGGCCGGGCAGTCCGACACCGAGCCGCCGCAGCGGGTGGACCTGGCCGACATCGCGGAGGAGGTGGCGGCCGTCGCCCGGCGCCGCAGCGGCCGGCGGATGCTGCTCCGCGCGAGCGGCGACACCACCACCGACGGGCGGCCCGGGATGCTGACCCGGGCGCTGTCCAACCTCGTCGAGAACGCCGTGAAGTTCGACCAGGGCGGTACGCGCCCCATCGAGATCGTCGTCTCCGGGCCCGCCCGGCTGGGCACGATCCGCGTCGAGGTCCTCGACCGCGGCCCCGGCATAGCCGACAAGGACCTCGACCGCGTCTTCGACCGTTTCTACCGCGCCGCCGACGCCCGCTCCCTGCCGGGCTCCGGCCTGGGCCTGTCCATCGTCCGGGAGGTGGCACTCGCGCACGGGGGAGCGTCGTTCGCGTTCCGGCGGGAGGGGGGCGGGACGGTGATCGGGTTCACGGTGGGCGGGGGGCTCGACTGA
- a CDS encoding antibiotic biosynthesis monooxygenase, with protein MPSTPFPDLTVPGTLVIGTRYADGLEQQQALVEAEFASLTSPPAGPAAVSWFLSTDGETVLTLARWTDDTAVPPAGPPRYRIYRSLAEERETRVPGCLITAAFDVDGPERQRAFTDAVIAAQPREGGHPGAISAHFLHSVDGSRVLLYAEWTSAEAHQEAAEAGDHDKGHELFSGTPGVRLTRGGRFHLHRTLRRDPAR; from the coding sequence GTGCCCTCAACCCCCTTCCCGGACCTGACCGTCCCCGGCACGCTGGTGATCGGCACGCGGTACGCCGACGGTCTTGAGCAGCAACAGGCGCTCGTGGAAGCCGAGTTCGCCTCACTGACGTCCCCGCCCGCCGGGCCTGCCGCCGTCAGCTGGTTCCTCAGTACGGACGGAGAGACGGTGCTGACGCTCGCCCGGTGGACCGACGACACCGCCGTTCCACCGGCCGGTCCGCCCCGCTACCGGATCTACCGCAGCCTCGCCGAGGAGCGGGAGACGCGCGTCCCGGGGTGTCTGATCACCGCCGCGTTCGACGTCGACGGGCCCGAGCGGCAGCGCGCCTTCACCGACGCGGTGATCGCGGCCCAGCCGCGCGAAGGCGGCCACCCCGGGGCGATCTCCGCCCACTTCCTGCACAGCGTCGACGGCAGCCGGGTGCTGCTCTACGCCGAGTGGACCAGCGCCGAGGCACACCAGGAGGCCGCCGAGGCCGGGGACCACGACAAGGGGCACGAGTTGTTCTCGGGGACGCCCGGAGTGCGTCTCACGCGCGGCGGGCGGTTTCACCTGCATCGCACCCTGCGGCGGGATCCCGCGAGGTGA
- a CDS encoding LacI family DNA-binding transcriptional regulator, protein MPPAQRHPTMADVAERAGVSTSTVSRTLRGLSTVSPEVRARVEKAARELNFAVSRQAASLVTGRTGTVAVLVPTLDSWFMGSALSSLAPLLRAAGLQLNVYEVPDLAERTAFFEHLPARRNADALLVFSFDLTDEETARLDDLGMPVIYVSRQVAGRPSVYVDDVAGALHGTRHLLNLGHRRIAFVQTAGASGFSFSSDERLLGYQQALTEAGVPLDDALVVSTRAGDKRAAAEVLGTLLSLREPPTAVFAEQDELAVALIWNMRRTQIAVPERVSVLGYDDQPLADWFDLSTVAQSPSDMGREAGELALKLIDDSGADHERHVVLPTYVIPRATTAPVARPRDEGERHTGGEGTLGRAPS, encoded by the coding sequence ATGCCTCCAGCTCAACGGCACCCCACGATGGCCGACGTCGCCGAACGGGCCGGGGTCTCCACCTCCACCGTCTCGCGCACGCTGCGCGGCCTGTCCACGGTCTCGCCGGAGGTGCGGGCCCGCGTCGAGAAGGCCGCGCGCGAGCTGAACTTCGCGGTGTCCCGGCAGGCCGCGAGCCTGGTCACGGGCCGGACCGGGACGGTGGCGGTGCTGGTCCCGACGCTCGACTCCTGGTTCATGGGATCCGCCCTGTCCAGCCTGGCCCCGTTGCTGCGGGCGGCGGGCCTGCAGCTGAACGTCTACGAGGTCCCCGACCTGGCCGAGCGCACCGCGTTCTTCGAGCACCTCCCGGCACGCCGCAACGCCGACGCGCTCCTGGTGTTCTCCTTCGACCTCACCGACGAGGAGACCGCCCGGCTGGACGACCTCGGCATGCCGGTGATCTACGTCAGCCGGCAGGTCGCCGGACGGCCCAGCGTCTACGTCGACGACGTGGCCGGCGCCCTGCACGGCACCCGGCATCTGCTCAACCTGGGCCACCGCAGGATCGCCTTCGTCCAGACCGCGGGCGCGAGCGGCTTCTCCTTCAGCTCCGACGAACGGCTGCTGGGGTACCAGCAGGCCCTCACCGAGGCGGGAGTCCCGCTCGACGACGCCCTGGTGGTGTCCACGCGGGCCGGCGACAAACGCGCCGCCGCCGAGGTGCTCGGCACGCTGCTGAGCCTGCGCGAGCCGCCCACCGCCGTCTTCGCCGAGCAGGACGAGCTCGCCGTCGCCCTCATCTGGAACATGCGCAGGACGCAGATCGCGGTACCCGAGCGCGTCTCCGTCCTCGGCTACGACGACCAGCCGCTGGCCGACTGGTTCGACCTGTCCACGGTCGCCCAGTCACCGTCCGACATGGGCCGGGAGGCCGGGGAACTGGCCCTGAAGCTCATCGACGACTCCGGTGCGGACCACGAGCGGCATGTCGTGCTGCCGACGTATGTGATCCCGCGGGCCACGACCGCGCCGGTGGCCCGGCCCCGGGACGAGGGTGAGCGACACACGGGGGGTGAGGGGACGCTGGGCAGGGCGCCTTCTTGA
- a CDS encoding GNAT family N-acetyltransferase, which produces MHDLADSIESMEQLAAVWRVMVLDRDPRADVRDLPGIAVRWADCRFAFWNCVTLTEQGTTAGLLHQRLNEAAEIMRSKKCPGFLWVFEDLLDHEARAGLGDAAERAGLVHAFPGTGMAGDLLPVPEPAHPELTFVRVTTDEQLQAFADINSRAYGFPLEDGRDGLGRSSLWKSQVYAYLGVRDDGTPVSCAATVEAEGRLFVLLVATDPAWERRGYGEAVTRKALHEGGRATGLTRAALHATVAGAPVYPRIGFEANSPMRFFALADQ; this is translated from the coding sequence ATGCACGATCTCGCGGACTCGATCGAATCGATGGAGCAGCTCGCCGCGGTGTGGCGGGTCATGGTGCTCGACCGGGATCCGCGGGCGGACGTCCGCGATCTGCCGGGGATCGCCGTCCGCTGGGCCGACTGCCGGTTCGCCTTCTGGAACTGCGTCACGCTGACCGAGCAGGGCACCACCGCCGGGCTGCTGCATCAGCGGCTGAACGAGGCCGCGGAGATCATGCGGTCGAAGAAGTGCCCAGGTTTTCTGTGGGTCTTCGAGGATCTGCTCGACCACGAGGCGCGCGCGGGGCTCGGGGACGCCGCCGAGCGAGCCGGGCTCGTGCACGCCTTTCCCGGTACGGGTATGGCGGGAGACTTACTGCCCGTTCCCGAGCCCGCCCACCCCGAGCTGACGTTCGTGCGCGTCACCACCGATGAGCAGCTGCAAGCCTTCGCCGACATCAACTCGCGTGCCTACGGCTTCCCGCTGGAGGACGGCCGTGACGGTCTGGGCCGCTCCTCGCTGTGGAAAAGCCAGGTGTACGCCTACCTGGGCGTGCGGGACGACGGCACTCCCGTGAGCTGCGCCGCCACCGTCGAGGCCGAGGGCCGCCTCTTCGTGCTGCTCGTCGCCACGGATCCGGCGTGGGAGCGCCGGGGATACGGAGAAGCGGTGACGCGCAAGGCCCTGCACGAGGGCGGCAGGGCCACCGGGCTGACCCGGGCGGCCCTGCACGCCACCGTCGCCGGAGCGCCCGTGTACCCGCGCATCGGGTTCGAGGCGAACTCCCCGATGCGGTTCTTCGCCCTCGCGGACCAATGA
- a CDS encoding MarR family transcriptional regulator gives MDDQDPGLRLVHLLRAVTVELDLLAAEFAGREGLHPTDVRALIHLLDAGREGVRATPGWLGAQLGVNSASTTALVDRLERLGLVRRERDTRDRRRVLLVVQDEAVTLGWSFFGPLIHEMVAEMRSFEETELATVRRFLLAMRDVAAARRRAQQDGSARR, from the coding sequence GTGGACGACCAGGACCCCGGACTTCGACTGGTCCACCTGCTGCGAGCCGTCACGGTGGAACTGGACCTTCTCGCTGCCGAGTTCGCCGGCCGCGAGGGGCTTCATCCCACGGATGTGCGCGCACTGATCCACCTGCTGGACGCCGGCCGGGAGGGCGTGAGGGCCACTCCTGGATGGCTCGGAGCGCAGTTGGGTGTGAACTCGGCCTCGACCACTGCCCTGGTCGACCGGCTGGAGCGGCTGGGGCTCGTGCGCCGGGAACGGGACACGCGCGACCGTCGGCGGGTGCTGCTGGTCGTCCAGGACGAGGCCGTCACCCTGGGCTGGTCGTTCTTCGGGCCGCTGATCCACGAGATGGTCGCCGAGATGCGGTCCTTCGAGGAGACGGAGCTGGCCACGGTGCGGCGTTTCCTGCTGGCCATGCGCGATGTCGCCGCCGCACGTCGACGGGCCCAGCAGGACGGCTCTGCCCGACGGTGA